A single genomic interval of Burkholderiales bacterium harbors:
- a CDS encoding PelD GGDEF domain-containing protein, producing MTESIRRRWATLAAQPAAAGETLAVPLLAVGLGLWLSPLDPFWVKSGFPWAWLAPVLVSLRYGSLAGVAASGVLVLAWFALSAGGWPLSPFPRHYFLGGFMLVMLTGEFTSLWMGRARRAETLHAYLDERLERLTEQYYLLRLSHDRLEQELLTRPLTLRDALGRLTGGVPLADSARTLLDLLAQYAQLERAALYPIRDGVLSLEPVAVLGEPFPLDPLDPLVRHALDHGRLAHVRDVLDHASSRYRVVAPAAAKGEAASLLLVVERLPFLALHEETLQSLDLLLAYYADGLAMERLAAPLLAHYPDCPPAFALELMRLARLWRENRLASSLVVFHFTPEAIAAELPRALSRLSRGLDLEWFVEPSARLLVILPLAGEAGAEGYTRRIERWFVEHGRGRPEEAGVRLRRLSLDEPPLVLLARALEEGGAD from the coding sequence ATGACGGAGTCCATCAGGAGGCGTTGGGCGACGCTCGCCGCCCAGCCCGCCGCCGCCGGGGAAACCCTGGCCGTCCCCCTGCTGGCGGTGGGGCTTGGGCTTTGGCTTTCGCCCCTCGATCCCTTCTGGGTGAAAAGTGGCTTCCCCTGGGCCTGGCTTGCCCCGGTGCTGGTGAGCCTGCGCTATGGGTCCCTCGCCGGAGTGGCCGCGAGCGGCGTGCTGGTGCTCGCGTGGTTTGCACTTTCCGCCGGCGGCTGGCCGCTTTCGCCCTTTCCCCGCCACTATTTCCTCGGCGGTTTCATGCTGGTGATGCTCACCGGTGAGTTCACCAGCCTGTGGATGGGCCGCGCCCGCCGCGCGGAAACCCTGCACGCCTATCTGGACGAGCGGCTGGAGCGCCTCACCGAACAGTACTATCTGCTGCGCCTGTCCCACGACCGCCTGGAGCAGGAACTCCTCACCCGTCCCCTCACCCTGCGCGATGCCCTGGGGCGTCTCACCGGGGGTGTGCCGCTTGCGGACAGCGCGCGCACCCTGCTCGATCTGCTGGCCCAATATGCCCAACTGGAGCGGGCGGCGCTCTATCCCATTCGCGACGGCGTGCTCTCCCTGGAACCGGTGGCGGTGCTGGGGGAGCCCTTCCCCCTCGACCCCTTGGACCCCCTCGTGCGCCATGCGCTGGACCACGGGCGGCTCGCCCATGTGCGGGATGTGCTGGATCATGCCAGCAGCCGCTACCGCGTGGTGGCCCCGGCCGCCGCCAAGGGGGAGGCGGCTAGTCTCCTGCTGGTGGTGGAGCGGCTGCCCTTCCTCGCCCTGCACGAGGAGACCCTGCAGAGTCTGGACCTCCTCCTTGCCTATTACGCGGACGGGCTGGCCATGGAACGGCTGGCCGCCCCCCTGCTTGCCCACTATCCGGACTGCCCGCCCGCCTTTGCCCTGGAGCTCATGCGCCTTGCCCGCCTTTGGAGGGAAAACCGCCTCGCCTCAAGCCTCGTGGTTTTCCATTTCACGCCGGAAGCCATCGCCGCCGAGCTCCCCCGCGCCCTCTCCCGGCTGTCGCGGGGGCTGGATCTGGAATGGTTCGTGGAGCCTTCGGCGCGGCTCCTCGTCATCCTGCCCCTCGCCGGCGAGGCGGGCGCGGAAGGCTACACCCGCCGTATCGAGCGCTGGTTTGTCGAACATGGCCGCGGACGGCCGGAGGAGGCAGGGGTGCGCCTGCGCCGCCTGAGCCTCGACGAGCCGCCCCTCGTCCTCTTGGCGCGCGCGCTGGAGGAAGGCGGTGCAGACTAA
- a CDS encoding penicillin-binding protein activator LpoB codes for MTSKRKTWLFVLLFTGWLAGCATVERAAAPTLETQAVWAVAPFTNQTETPLAGGRAQSIASQWIAARLSPRIVLPPADWLEEGLLEKARSRSEQELLQWAKSQGARYLVTGQVTEWRYKVGVDGEPAVGLAVTVHDVTTGSRLYSAVGGRSGYSREALSAVAQKLLAELLAPLASAR; via the coding sequence ATGACGTCGAAGCGCAAAACCTGGCTCTTTGTCCTGCTTTTCACCGGCTGGCTTGCCGGCTGTGCCACCGTGGAACGTGCCGCCGCGCCCACTTTGGAGACGCAGGCGGTGTGGGCAGTGGCGCCCTTCACCAACCAGACGGAGACGCCGCTGGCGGGGGGCCGCGCGCAGAGCATTGCCAGCCAGTGGATCGCCGCCCGCCTCTCCCCCCGCATCGTGCTGCCGCCGGCGGATTGGCTGGAGGAGGGGCTTTTGGAAAAGGCACGGTCGCGCAGCGAACAGGAACTTCTGCAATGGGCGAAAAGCCAGGGCGCCCGCTATCTCGTCACCGGCCAGGTGACGGAATGGCGCTACAAGGTGGGCGTGGATGGCGAACCGGCGGTGGGCCTTGCCGTGACCGTCCACGACGTCACCACGGGCAGCCGCCTCTACAGCGCGGTGGGGGGAAGAAGCGGCTACTCGCGGGAAGCCCTCTCCGCCGTGGCGCAGAAGCTTTTGGCCGAGCTCTTGGCTCCATTGGCTTCCGCCCGCTGA
- a CDS encoding tetratricopeptide repeat protein — MLRSRSQSAAPLPERPRLAPPLLILALTLGMAAILVLLFPREDLVLRLAANPEGPLSAAYLRALIKTEPDNPRLRLLVAGNLLRAGRLDELEATLRPALEAADPALRREALWLLWQAEGERQREAPPAVRHQRELRQKALTLELIALESDPRRLAQLAGQLLALGEGQTALAIFRELERRNPGSLLTHLEQAGAQALARGDYAAAAEIHMAARRHATTPIERRKYFLAALRDLESGNRPDAALALAERELMELADDRAVLLELVRLARAAQRPDRAEHYVRRLLRMSLLEHWNRLANGLSATLRAVAGEGPALPFDPKVYELAYTVFLENRKIADAYRVAASAVRQAPDNLLWRRRLAQVAEWWNRPDEALEQWLFIARRSGEADAWEAVRRLSLGLLRDDAYEAWLRHRLARGFDAALVLALAQTQERQGRPETALATLEAGWKQSHAAPLAQAAAELAERLGDLDAALTWWQRLATEPGAETALRIATLEVLRGDRDAARRTLEKLPPEKRTPAVLRMLAELAVEMGDRPGARRALAALAASSEVLADDLATLEALLADEPMEAARVALLAWQRFRDQEALLRALSAYQAQARFDEAQTIFAGLDAETRHRLEASPRYCLLAARQAWQRGRLAEARRLLARAQRLAPEDLDVAEAALWFALEAGESRALREVLARHGANLVRQRRLDGVIAAHTTLGEPHLAWRLAAAELPRHRNDPLWLIMAADLLETLDRHEEAWQLRRRALSLVRARPRDGLAVARARLAASLAPGDAALAALRAAVAENPDEAASLLLSHWITAGEYSWARAWMYGRLAREAARPRWAELAVALAEDDRERLGVLLEDPAGLPRRDAVEATRRLDPPLATNLAFAHQEALGSDDDLQAQLAPLLREGAARVGLASQSLRLGGLDETRNSLTVEGAALPRLRLALELTSLTRHLRDSQALGQAVNERRALLRAATGDAERGRWEVSLAHREGFAPRTPAAVFFRRSRGGLEWEVEMARAQPAEDSLPLRVAGEKDILALKLSLAPVRPFAFSLEAARHHYRSQTGTPLGRGTSLTAHATTALRQEDPDLLVDLFVARHRFEAREVNDGRLTPLLPAGATAFASDFFLPPSFTLWGLTLSSRTALEETDSRGLKPFWALTLSRHSEEGFGYDALLGVGGSLVGADHAGFGVEWARAQGTQPGSTRRVFFHYRHDF; from the coding sequence ATGCTGCGCTCACGCTCACAGTCCGCTGCCCCACTCCCTGAGCGACCGCGGCTTGCGCCACCACTCCTCATCCTGGCCCTCACCCTGGGCATGGCCGCCATCCTGGTCCTCCTCTTTCCCCGGGAGGATCTGGTGCTGCGTCTGGCCGCCAACCCGGAAGGGCCGCTGTCCGCCGCCTACCTGCGGGCGCTCATCAAGACCGAGCCGGACAACCCCCGGCTGCGTCTGCTGGTCGCCGGCAACCTCCTGCGCGCAGGCCGCCTCGACGAACTGGAAGCCACCCTGCGCCCTGCCCTCGAAGCAGCGGACCCGGCCCTGCGCCGCGAGGCGCTCTGGCTGCTGTGGCAGGCGGAAGGGGAGCGCCAACGCGAAGCGCCGCCCGCGGTCCGCCATCAGCGGGAGTTGCGCCAGAAGGCGTTGACCCTCGAGCTCATCGCCCTGGAGTCGGACCCCCGGAGACTGGCCCAGCTCGCCGGACAGCTCCTCGCCCTGGGGGAAGGCCAAACCGCCCTCGCCATCTTCCGGGAACTGGAGCGGCGCAATCCCGGCAGCCTCCTCACCCATCTGGAACAGGCTGGCGCCCAGGCCCTGGCCCGGGGAGATTATGCCGCGGCAGCGGAAATCCACATGGCGGCGCGGCGCCACGCCACGACGCCCATCGAGCGGCGGAAATATTTCCTCGCCGCCCTGCGGGACCTGGAAAGCGGCAACCGCCCCGATGCGGCGCTGGCCCTGGCCGAGCGCGAACTGATGGAATTGGCCGATGACCGCGCCGTCCTGCTGGAGCTGGTGCGGCTCGCCCGCGCCGCGCAGCGGCCGGACCGCGCCGAGCATTACGTGCGACGCCTGTTGCGCATGAGTCTCTTGGAACACTGGAACCGGCTCGCCAACGGCCTTTCCGCCACCCTGCGGGCGGTGGCCGGGGAGGGGCCGGCCCTGCCCTTCGACCCCAAGGTCTATGAGCTCGCCTATACCGTCTTCCTGGAAAACCGCAAGATTGCCGACGCCTACCGCGTGGCGGCCTCCGCCGTGCGTCAGGCGCCGGACAATCTCCTCTGGCGGCGGCGCCTCGCCCAGGTGGCCGAGTGGTGGAACCGTCCCGACGAGGCCCTGGAGCAGTGGCTGTTCATCGCCCGCCGCTCGGGGGAAGCCGATGCCTGGGAAGCGGTGCGCCGCTTAAGCCTCGGGCTTTTGCGCGACGATGCCTACGAAGCCTGGCTGAGACACCGCCTGGCCCGGGGTTTCGATGCGGCGCTGGTGCTGGCGCTTGCCCAGACCCAGGAAAGGCAGGGCCGGCCGGAAACAGCGCTCGCCACCCTGGAGGCCGGCTGGAAGCAAAGCCACGCCGCCCCCCTCGCCCAGGCCGCGGCGGAGCTCGCGGAACGGCTGGGGGATCTCGACGCCGCCCTCACGTGGTGGCAGCGCCTTGCCACCGAACCGGGCGCGGAAACGGCGTTGCGGATTGCCACCCTGGAAGTGCTGCGGGGCGACCGTGATGCCGCCCGCCGCACGCTGGAAAAGCTCCCCCCCGAAAAGCGCACGCCGGCAGTGTTGCGCATGCTGGCGGAGCTTGCCGTAGAGATGGGCGACCGGCCGGGCGCCCGGCGCGCTTTGGCGGCCCTTGCCGCCAGCAGCGAAGTCCTGGCGGACGATCTCGCCACCCTGGAGGCGCTCCTTGCCGATGAACCCATGGAGGCCGCCCGCGTGGCGCTTTTGGCCTGGCAACGTTTCCGTGACCAAGAGGCGCTGCTGCGGGCCCTTTCCGCCTATCAGGCGCAGGCCCGCTTCGACGAGGCGCAGACGATCTTCGCCGGTCTCGATGCCGAAACCCGCCACCGCCTCGAAGCCTCGCCCCGCTATTGCCTCCTTGCCGCCCGTCAGGCCTGGCAGCGCGGTAGACTCGCCGAAGCCCGGCGGCTTCTCGCCCGCGCCCAACGGCTCGCCCCGGAAGACCTAGACGTCGCGGAAGCCGCGCTGTGGTTTGCGCTGGAGGCGGGCGAGAGCAGAGCGCTGCGCGAGGTCCTTGCCCGCCACGGGGCAAACCTTGTCCGCCAGCGTCGCCTGGATGGGGTCATCGCCGCCCACACCACTCTCGGCGAGCCGCACCTGGCTTGGCGCCTGGCTGCGGCGGAACTTCCCCGCCACCGGAACGACCCCCTCTGGCTTATCATGGCGGCGGACCTCTTGGAAACCCTCGACCGGCACGAGGAGGCCTGGCAGCTTCGCCGCCGGGCATTGAGCCTCGTGCGGGCGCGCCCGCGGGATGGCCTGGCGGTGGCGCGGGCGAGGCTCGCGGCGAGCCTCGCACCGGGGGATGCGGCGCTTGCCGCGCTCCGCGCCGCGGTAGCGGAAAACCCCGACGAGGCCGCAAGCCTTCTGCTCTCCCACTGGATCACGGCGGGGGAATATTCCTGGGCCCGCGCCTGGATGTACGGCCGCCTCGCCCGGGAAGCCGCCCGCCCTCGCTGGGCCGAGCTCGCCGTGGCCCTGGCGGAGGATGATCGAGAACGCTTGGGCGTGCTTCTGGAAGACCCCGCCGGGCTGCCCCGCCGGGATGCCGTGGAAGCCACGCGCCGTCTCGATCCGCCGCTGGCTACGAATCTCGCTTTTGCCCATCAGGAGGCGCTGGGAAGCGATGACGACCTTCAGGCCCAGCTCGCTCCCTTGCTCCGGGAAGGGGCAGCCCGAGTGGGTCTTGCCAGCCAAAGCCTGCGTCTTGGTGGCCTCGATGAAACCCGCAACAGCCTCACCGTGGAGGGGGCGGCGCTGCCCCGGCTTCGGCTTGCCCTGGAACTCACCTCCCTCACCCGACACCTGCGCGATTCCCAGGCCCTGGGGCAGGCGGTCAACGAACGGCGGGCGCTGCTTCGCGCCGCCACGGGCGACGCAGAACGGGGCCGCTGGGAGGTGAGCCTCGCCCACCGCGAGGGATTTGCGCCCCGCACGCCCGCGGCGGTGTTCTTCCGCCGCAGCCGGGGAGGACTCGAGTGGGAGGTGGAAATGGCGCGGGCGCAGCCCGCCGAGGACTCCCTGCCCCTGCGTGTGGCGGGGGAAAAGGACATCCTGGCCCTGAAACTGAGCTTGGCCCCGGTGCGGCCTTTTGCCTTTTCCCTTGAGGCCGCAAGGCACCATTACCGCAGCCAGACGGGCACCCCCTTAGGTCGCGGCACGAGTCTCACAGCCCACGCCACCACCGCCCTGCGCCAGGAGGACCCGGACCTCCTTGTCGATCTCTTCGTCGCGCGGCATCGCTTCGAGGCGCGGGAGGTGAACGATGGGCGGCTGACACCCCTGCTGCCTGCCGGCGCCACGGCTTTCGCTTCCGATTTTTTCCTGCCTCCCTCCTTCACCCTGTGGGGCCTCACCCTGTCAAGCCGCACCGCCCTTGAGGAAACCGACAGCCGTGGGCTCAAGCCCTTCTGGGCCTTGACGTTAAGCCGGCACAGCGAGGAGGGTTTCGGTTACGATGCACTTTTGGGGGTAGGGGGAAGCCTCGTCGGCGCCGATCATGCCGGATTCGGCGTCGAATGGGCGCGCGCCCAGGGCACGCAGCCGGGCAGCACCCGCCGTGTTTTTTTCCACTACCGCCACGACTTTTGA